From the Montipora capricornis isolate CH-2021 chromosome 2, ASM3666992v2, whole genome shotgun sequence genome, one window contains:
- the LOC138023342 gene encoding elastase-1-like translates to MILLCRFSQFLSAFFIMSAAQVSSIERIPAKVHLTKCVDPGIPKNGFRVGEDFNNGASVEYFCNPGFRVTAGNRLRRCQKNVKWTGSPPTCEDINECIVYRGYGIPHTTNDIRADLGNLCHIKATCYNTIGSFHCKCNKGYYGDGKYCVSKKYEMAKALFRRKTKVSPYTCGTLGDIDSGNSTRIRRIVGGTLSSSGSWPWLVAISYRSKRRGYYLFNGALIKPGWVLTVANVLPGASKLQVVLGEFNRDEMDGTETTVRVKRIVKHPGYDGTQSGFAHNIALLELETPVRLNDHIRMVCVPKRKRDKILENPLQYGTVAGWGSTKPISIGEFTGPLSAKLRQVTVPIIPDKECKEATIYSYRKEDTLCAGFRRKPKDPCFGDIGSPLVMQNPRSGRWTVIGLFGWSEGCGKPRKYAYYTRVSKYRKWINLVVKGRQ, encoded by the exons tcCATCTTACCAAATGCGTCGACCCTGGAATTCCTAAGAACGGCTTCCGCGTTGGGGAGGATTTTAACAATGGGGCATCCGTGGAGTACTTTTGTAATCCCGGATTTCGAGTCACTGCAGGTAACCGATTAAGACGATGTCAGAAGAACGTAAAGTGGACCGGGAGCCCGCCAACTTGCGAGG ATATCAACGAATGCATTGTATACAGAGGGTATGGAATTCCGCACACCACCAACGACATACGAGCAGACCTTGGAAACCTTTGTCACATAAAAGCCACGTGCTACAACACCATTGGATCTTTCCACTGCAAGTGCAATAAGGGTTACTATGGCGACGGAAAGTACTGTGTGTCCAAGAAATATGAAATGGCGAAAGCTCTATTTAGAA GAAAAACGAAGGTCTCACCGTATACGTGTGGGACATTAGGAGACATCGACTCTGGAAACTCTACACGCATAAGGCGTATTGTTGGTGGAACATTGTCTTCTTCTGGATCTTGGCCCTGGCTAGTCGCCATATCCTACAGAAGCAAAA GAAGAGGCTATTATCTTTTTAATGGAGCTCTTATCAAGCCTGGATGGGTACTAACAGTGGCAAACGTTCTTCCAGGAGCAAGCAAACTACAAGTGGTACTAG GCGAATTCAATCGAGATGAAATGGATGGCACTGAGACAACCGTACGCGTCAAAAGGATCGTTAAACATCCTGGATATGACGGAACCCAAAGCGGCTTCGCCCATAACATCGCCCTCTTGGAACTGGAAACTCCAGTGAGACTAAATGACCACATCAGAATG GTTTGCGTACCAAAACGCAAAAGGGACAAAATATTGGAGAATCCCTTACAATATGGCACCGTTGCTGGCTGGGGCTCAACCAAACCGATCTCGATCGGTGAATTTACGGGTCCGCTATCTGCAAAGCTCAGGCAAGTCACAGTTCCCATAATACCTGACAAAGAATGCAAGGAGGCCACAATTTATTCTTACCGAAAGGAAGACACCCTTTGCGCAGGGTTCAGACGCAAACCTAAGGACCCTTGTTTTGGAGACATTGGAAGTCCTTTAGTAATGCAAAATCCACGATCTGGGCGATGGACTGTGATAGGACTGTTCGGCTGGAGCGAAGGATGTGGAAAACCCAGAAAGTATGCCTATTATACAAGAGTATCCAAGTACAGAAAGTGGATCAATTTGGTTGTAAAAGGCCGCCAGTAA